The proteins below come from a single Ruficoccus amylovorans genomic window:
- a CDS encoding nitroreductase family protein has product MDTFTAIRERRSVKLYDPEFVMPQQDIDRLLELATLSPTSFNIQNWRFVVIRDKELREQLCAAAWNQAQVREASALIMVCADLNAWGLRTERYWANAPEETRKMLVGMIHQFYKDDKQLQRDEALRSSGMAAQTIMVAAKAMGYDTCPMIGFDMETVSRLIKLPKDHVIGMMIAVGKAVQPARPRGGQLPLDEIVFEDTF; this is encoded by the coding sequence CTGGACACCTTTACCGCCATCCGCGAACGCCGCTCGGTCAAGCTCTACGACCCGGAGTTTGTCATGCCGCAGCAGGACATCGACCGCCTGCTGGAGCTGGCTACTCTCTCGCCGACCTCGTTCAACATCCAGAACTGGCGCTTCGTCGTGATCCGCGACAAGGAACTGCGCGAGCAACTGTGCGCGGCGGCCTGGAACCAGGCGCAGGTGCGTGAAGCCTCCGCGCTCATTATGGTCTGCGCCGACCTCAACGCCTGGGGCCTGCGGACCGAGCGCTACTGGGCCAATGCTCCCGAAGAGACCCGCAAGATGCTGGTCGGGATGATCCACCAGTTTTACAAGGACGACAAGCAGCTCCAGCGCGACGAGGCGCTGCGCTCCTCCGGCATGGCCGCGCAGACGATCATGGTCGCCGCCAAGGCCATGGGCTACGACACCTGCCCGATGATCGGCTTCGACATGGAGACGGTCTCCCGGCTGATCAAGCTGCCGAAGGACCACGTCATCGGTATGATGATCGCCGTCGGCAAGGCCGTCCAGCCCGCCCGCCCGCGCGGCGGCCAGCTCCCGCTCGACGAGATCGTGTTCGAGGACACGTTTTAA
- the obgE gene encoding GTPase ObgE, with the protein MFVDEVTIRLKAGDGGNGCMSFRRVAHNPKGGPDGGNGGKGGDIILVCDPNTADFTDYKFKPHAAAKNGVPGKGSDKDGANGDSLKLKMPPGTVVIDEETGNTVLELIEYGKEYLLLKGGKGGKGNTTFKSSTNQAPRKYTPGQEGEQGTYKLVLKSIADIGLVGFPNAGKSTLIGLLTGAEPKTASYPFTTLQPTVAVIEYPQTYERLTMADIPGLIEGAHENRGLGHRFLRHIERCNLLLFLVDMAGTDGRDPVDDYRQLVRELRYYDEAMLDKPQLIVANKMDEPESPENLARFKKKIRRKVHQLSCLSEEGLPELKAILRERVLLGKTR; encoded by the coding sequence ATGTTTGTGGATGAAGTCACTATTCGCCTCAAGGCCGGAGACGGCGGCAACGGCTGCATGAGCTTCCGGCGCGTGGCGCACAACCCCAAGGGCGGACCCGACGGCGGCAACGGCGGCAAGGGCGGGGATATTATCCTCGTGTGCGACCCGAACACGGCGGACTTCACCGACTACAAGTTCAAGCCCCACGCCGCCGCCAAGAACGGTGTTCCCGGCAAGGGCTCGGACAAGGACGGTGCCAACGGCGATTCGCTCAAGCTGAAAATGCCCCCCGGCACGGTCGTGATCGACGAGGAGACGGGCAACACCGTGCTTGAGCTGATCGAGTACGGCAAGGAGTACCTCCTGCTCAAGGGCGGCAAGGGCGGCAAGGGGAACACGACCTTTAAGTCGTCCACCAACCAGGCCCCGCGCAAGTACACCCCCGGGCAGGAAGGCGAGCAGGGCACCTACAAGCTCGTACTCAAGTCCATCGCCGACATCGGGCTGGTCGGCTTCCCCAACGCGGGCAAGTCCACGCTCATCGGCCTGCTGACCGGCGCCGAGCCGAAGACCGCCAGCTACCCCTTTACCACGCTCCAGCCGACCGTGGCCGTGATCGAGTACCCGCAGACCTACGAGCGCCTGACCATGGCCGACATCCCCGGACTGATCGAGGGCGCGCACGAGAACCGCGGACTCGGGCACCGCTTCCTGCGCCACATCGAGCGCTGCAACCTGCTGCTGTTTCTCGTGGACATGGCCGGGACCGACGGGCGCGACCCGGTGGACGACTACCGGCAACTGGTGCGCGAACTGCGCTACTACGACGAGGCCATGCTCGACAAGCCGCAGCTCATCGTGGCCAACAAGATGGACGAGCCGGAGTCGCCGGAAAACCTCGCCCGCTTCAAAAAGAAGATCCGCCGCAAGGTGCACCAGCTTTCCTGCCTGAGCGAGGAGGGCCTGCCCGAACTCAAGGCCATCCTGCGCGAGCGCGTCCTGCTGGGGAAAACGCGCTGA
- the ilvB gene encoding acetolactate synthase large subunit: protein MKMTGADLVIRLLERQGIRLIAGIPGGANLPLYDALARRPVIRHVLSRHEQGAGFIAQGLARTTGRPAVCFATSGPGATNILTAIADAKLDSIPLVCITGQVPQALIGTDAFQEVDVFGMSLPVTKHNYLVQSAEELLSVIPEAFRLAASGRPGPVWIDIPKDVQLASIEFDAWPEPGTADAPAEPEAEAVAQAAAMIEEARQPILYLGGGIIHSESSAAARALAERSHLPTVSTLMALGALPTDHPQSLGMLGMHAAPYTNLALEECDLLIALGARFDDRATGKVAEFCPHARVIHVDIDASELGKIRMPTLSVRADAGRFLESLLAILPERQRPDWNARIAELKATHPMEMPGAEDPSTPYGLIHAIARHAGRDAIVATDVGQHQMWTAQAFPFCRPRQWLTSGGLGTMGFGLPAALGAALSEPGCPVVCISGDGSFLMNNQEMITAAEAGADIKVVIMNNQSLGLVHQQQTLFFGKRLIASKFEQGPDFAMMARAMGMEAVDLAGEPDIDAALAEAFARPGPVLINAPTGVEQHVLPMVPPGGANREMIRTACAR, encoded by the coding sequence ATGAAAATGACCGGAGCCGACCTCGTTATCCGCCTGCTGGAACGCCAGGGTATCCGCTTGATTGCGGGCATCCCCGGAGGAGCTAACCTGCCCCTCTACGACGCGCTGGCCCGGCGGCCAGTCATCCGCCACGTCCTCTCCCGCCATGAGCAGGGAGCGGGCTTCATCGCGCAGGGACTGGCCCGCACGACGGGACGACCCGCCGTGTGCTTCGCCACCAGCGGCCCCGGCGCGACCAACATCCTCACGGCCATCGCCGACGCCAAGCTGGACTCCATCCCGCTGGTCTGCATCACCGGGCAGGTCCCGCAGGCGCTCATCGGCACGGACGCCTTTCAGGAGGTCGATGTCTTCGGGATGAGCCTGCCCGTGACCAAGCACAACTACCTCGTCCAGTCCGCCGAGGAGTTACTGAGCGTCATCCCCGAGGCATTCCGTCTGGCCGCCAGCGGACGCCCTGGCCCGGTCTGGATCGACATCCCCAAGGATGTCCAACTGGCCTCTATCGAGTTCGACGCCTGGCCCGAGCCCGGCACCGCCGACGCGCCCGCCGAGCCCGAGGCCGAAGCCGTCGCGCAGGCCGCCGCCATGATCGAGGAGGCCCGCCAGCCGATTCTCTATCTGGGCGGGGGCATCATCCACAGCGAATCCAGCGCCGCCGCACGCGCGCTGGCCGAGCGTTCGCACCTGCCCACCGTCAGCACGCTGATGGCGTTGGGGGCGCTGCCGACCGATCACCCGCAATCCCTCGGGATGCTGGGCATGCACGCCGCCCCTTACACAAATCTGGCCCTGGAGGAGTGCGACCTGCTGATCGCGTTGGGCGCGCGCTTCGACGACCGGGCCACGGGCAAGGTTGCCGAATTCTGCCCCCACGCCCGCGTCATCCATGTCGATATCGACGCCTCCGAACTGGGCAAAATCCGCATGCCCACACTGTCCGTTCGTGCCGACGCGGGACGTTTTCTGGAAAGCCTGCTGGCCATCCTGCCCGAGCGCCAGCGCCCGGACTGGAACGCCCGCATCGCCGAGCTGAAAGCCACCCACCCGATGGAAATGCCCGGCGCGGAAGATCCCTCCACGCCTTACGGGCTGATCCACGCCATCGCCCGCCACGCCGGGCGCGACGCTATCGTCGCCACCGACGTCGGCCAGCACCAGATGTGGACGGCACAGGCGTTTCCCTTCTGCCGCCCCCGCCAATGGCTGACCAGCGGCGGCCTCGGGACGATGGGCTTCGGGTTGCCGGCGGCACTGGGCGCGGCTCTCTCCGAGCCGGGTTGCCCCGTCGTCTGCATCAGCGGCGACGGCAGCTTCCTGATGAACAACCAGGAAATGATCACCGCCGCCGAAGCCGGGGCCGACATCAAGGTCGTCATCATGAACAACCAGTCGCTCGGGCTCGTCCACCAGCAGCAGACCCTGTTCTTCGGCAAGCGCCTCATCGCCTCGAAGTTCGAGCAGGGGCCGGACTTCGCCATGATGGCGCGGGCCATGGGCATGGAGGCCGTCGATCTGGCCGGGGAACCGGACATCGACGCCGCGCTGGCCGAAGCCTTCGCTCGCCCCGGCCCGGTCCTCATCAACGCCCCCACCGGCGTCGAACAACACGTCCTGCCCATGGTCCCCCCCGGCGGCGCAAACCGTGAAATGATCCGCACAGCCTGCGCCCGCTAG
- the ahcY gene encoding adenosylhomocysteinase produces MSTDTLTTTDYKVKDISLADFGRKEVEIAQFEMPGLMATREKYAAEKPLDGIRIMGSLHMTIQTAVLIETLQALGADVRWCSCNIFSTQDHAAAYVAKNLGIPVFAWKGETLEEYWWCTYQALTWPDGKGPQLIVDDGGDATLLIHKGYELENGSDWVEGESSSHEEKVIKDLLKQVKGESPTRWHEVVKEWKGVSEETTTGVHRLYEMHKKGSLLIPAINVNDSVTKSKFDNLYGCRESLIDGIKRATDVMISGKVAVICGYGDVGKGCAQAMRAQGANVVVTEVDPICALQAAMEGFRVLTVEDTLGFGDIYVTTTGNKDIITAAHMAKMKDQAIVCNIGHFDNEIQVDQLAKLPGVQVEEIKPDHMGAVDKYTFENGNSIYLLAKGRLVNLGCATGHPSFVMSNSFTNQVLAQVELWKKRETYKPGVYILPKHLDEEVARLHLQKIGCKLTKLSQTQADYIGVQVEGPYKPDHYRY; encoded by the coding sequence ATGTCTACAGATACACTGACCACGACCGACTACAAGGTGAAGGACATCTCGCTGGCCGACTTCGGCCGCAAGGAGGTCGAGATCGCCCAGTTTGAAATGCCCGGCCTCATGGCCACCCGCGAGAAGTATGCGGCGGAAAAGCCCCTCGATGGCATCCGCATCATGGGCTCGCTGCACATGACGATCCAGACCGCCGTGCTGATCGAGACCCTTCAGGCTCTCGGCGCCGACGTGCGCTGGTGCTCGTGCAACATCTTCTCCACCCAGGACCACGCCGCCGCCTACGTGGCGAAGAACCTCGGCATCCCGGTCTTCGCCTGGAAGGGCGAGACGCTGGAGGAGTACTGGTGGTGCACCTATCAGGCGCTGACCTGGCCGGACGGCAAGGGCCCGCAACTGATCGTTGACGACGGCGGCGACGCCACGCTCCTGATCCACAAGGGCTACGAACTCGAAAACGGCTCCGACTGGGTCGAAGGCGAATCCTCCAGCCACGAGGAGAAGGTCATCAAGGACCTGCTCAAGCAGGTCAAGGGTGAGTCCCCGACCCGCTGGCACGAAGTGGTCAAGGAGTGGAAGGGCGTCTCCGAGGAAACCACGACCGGCGTGCACCGTCTCTACGAGATGCACAAGAAGGGCTCGCTGCTGATCCCCGCGATCAACGTGAACGACTCCGTCACCAAGTCCAAGTTTGACAACCTCTACGGCTGCCGCGAATCCCTCATCGATGGCATCAAGCGTGCCACTGACGTGATGATCTCCGGCAAGGTCGCGGTCATCTGCGGCTACGGCGACGTGGGCAAGGGCTGCGCCCAGGCCATGCGCGCCCAGGGTGCGAACGTCGTGGTGACCGAAGTTGACCCGATCTGCGCGCTCCAGGCCGCGATGGAAGGCTTCCGCGTGCTGACGGTCGAGGACACCCTCGGCTTCGGCGATATCTACGTTACCACCACGGGTAACAAGGACATCATCACCGCCGCCCACATGGCGAAGATGAAGGACCAGGCCATCGTCTGCAATATTGGCCACTTTGACAACGAGATCCAGGTGGACCAGTTGGCGAAGCTCCCCGGCGTGCAGGTCGAAGAGATCAAGCCCGACCACATGGGCGCGGTGGACAAGTACACCTTCGAGAACGGCAACAGCATTTACCTGCTGGCCAAGGGCCGTCTGGTCAACCTCGGTTGCGCCACGGGTCACCCCTCGTTTGTGATGTCCAACAGCTTCACCAACCAGGTGCTGGCCCAGGTCGAGCTGTGGAAGAAGCGCGAGACCTATAAGCCCGGCGTTTACATCCTGCCCAAGCACCTCGACGAGGAAGTCGCCCGCCTGCACCTGCAAAAGATCGGCTGCAAGCTGACCAAGCTCTCGCAGACCCAGGCCGACTACATCGGTGTTCAGGTCGAAGGCCCCTACAAGCCCGACCACTACCGCTACTAG
- a CDS encoding YqjF family protein encodes MPPTTDQRLAARTPDGKAPLVFLQNWEHLLLLHWKVDPEQIQATLPPGLHVDTAQDSAWLSIVPFAMSWARLRRLPALPFISHFLQLNVRTYVYDDEGKPGVWFYSLDCGSGPAAWLGRKFFKLPYFQARMKAAITDDVHYTCRRADRYGGAPYGSYRLSVYRYSGEGQVRLCEDPEGLPFFLMERYYFYAWDGQRVRRAQVAHSPYRYQDADVATFDTIPLCLDDLPLPSTPPDLKHYVDKVKVDVYGLQ; translated from the coding sequence ATGCCACCAACCACGGATCAGCGACTGGCAGCCAGAACCCCGGACGGCAAAGCGCCTCTGGTATTCCTCCAAAACTGGGAGCACCTGCTCCTGTTGCATTGGAAAGTCGATCCGGAGCAGATCCAGGCCACCCTCCCGCCCGGCCTCCATGTCGATACCGCCCAGGACAGCGCCTGGCTGAGCATCGTGCCCTTTGCCATGTCGTGGGCACGCCTGCGCCGCCTGCCCGCCCTGCCCTTTATCTCCCACTTCCTCCAGCTCAACGTCCGCACCTACGTGTACGACGACGAGGGCAAGCCTGGCGTGTGGTTCTACTCGCTGGACTGCGGCAGCGGCCCCGCCGCCTGGCTCGGGCGGAAGTTTTTCAAGCTCCCCTACTTCCAGGCCCGGATGAAGGCCGCCATCACCGACGATGTGCACTACACCTGCCGACGCGCCGACCGCTACGGCGGCGCTCCCTACGGCAGCTATCGCCTCTCGGTCTACCGCTACAGCGGCGAGGGCCAGGTCCGCCTCTGCGAAGACCCCGAAGGGCTCCCCTTCTTCCTCATGGAGCGTTATTACTTCTACGCCTGGGACGGGCAACGAGTCCGCCGGGCGCAGGTCGCCCACAGCCCCTACCGCTATCAGGACGCCGATGTCGCCACCTTCGACACCATCCCGCTCTGTTTGGACGACCTTCCCCTGCCCTCCACTCCGCCCGACCTCAAGCACTACGTGGACAAGGTCAAGGTCGATGTGTACGGCCTCCAGTAA